ATTTTTTATTTTTTTGAGTGTTGCCTTTGCTCAAAATTCATTTGCTAATAATATGGATTATATAAAATTAACGCCTGAAGGCAGTGCACTCTCACCTAATTCATCGGTCGAGGAAGGATTAAATTTTTTCTCTTTCAACCCAGCTTCGATAGCTTCTAATAGGGGGTTGCAATTGTTGATGACACATCCTGTAAGACATTTTCCTGGAAGAATAAAGAACCTTGATCAGCTCGATGCTGATATTTACGGTTTTAGTTTGCCATTTGAGGCTGGCAAAACAAATTTTGGATTCCTTTGGATGGTGCCTCACGAAACTGGTTTTGATTGGGCTACGCAAAATTCTGATGAAAATGGGAAAATTCCAAGGAGAACCCTAAAGGGCGGACTTTTTGAGATAGGGATTGCCCACCGCAATGACATATCAAATGTAGGGTTTTCAGTTGCAAAGGGTGATTTCTGGATGAAAGACGATAAGACTGGAAAGATTTTATATACTCATAAATTTTTTATGTTGCAACCGGGATATATGTGGGAGAGCGGTACAAATAAATTTAAATATGGAATTACACCATCATTTGCAACCGAAACGCTTAAAGATGACTCGGGTAAACACACGAAAAAAACATTAGATTTGCAATTTTCATGGGGGTATAAACTAGATAGCAGAAGTGATGCTATAATTTCATCTGATGTGTCTATATCTTTAAACGATGGAAAATTGAAAATTGGTGTAAAACCTATAACTGGAGTTGGCTATAGGACTTATGCACTTAACAAAAAGAACCTTCTTTTAGAGGTTGGATATTATAATGGAGCAATTCATTATGATGCGGGAGTTAAGACAGGTTCTATGATCGTAGATTATGCAACATTGAAAGATTCATTGGGCATGATTACTGGTCAGAATGTACAACTTTTGAAGGATGTGCATCTGGCATCTATAACTCTCAAATTTTAACCATAATATTAGGGAGATTCAAATGGAAAACAATGAAGATAAATTGAACGATGAGTTTCCTAAGAGAATTTTAAGAAAACGAAGGAATTCATCAAGGCAAAAGATTATGATTTTATTTGGGGTATTGTTCGTTTTATCTGGTCTTTTCGGATTTGTTTTTGGAATGCTTACCCCGACTAAAAATATTGGGGATATACTCTCTCCTAACTTTATGGCTCAGCCTGCTAAGGGAGAGCTAAATCTTGTACTGTTCGGTATTGATGATGTAGATGAGACTCACAGGACTGATACTATTCTCTGGTTAAACATAAATACAAATGATAAAACGATTACTATGATGTCGGTGCCAAGAGATACTCTTGTGCCAATACCAGGACACGATTATGACAAAATTAATGCAGCTTACGCTTATGGAAATACAGAGTTGGCTCTTAAAACCCTCTCTGATTTCATAGGCATAAAACCGGATAAATATGTAGTATTGGGTTACAAAGGTTTTGAAAAAATTATAGATGCTATTGGCGGAGTCAATATCAATGTGGATAAGAGTATGCACTATGTTGACAATTATGCACATTTTACCATTGATCTAAATCCTGGAATGCAGCATCTAAGTGGTCTGCAGTCTTTAGAATATGTAAGGTTTAGGCATGACGCCTTAGGAGATCTAGGTAGGATGAGAAGGCAGCAAGAATTTCTTCTTGCAGTAAA
This genomic window from Thermodesulfobium sp. 4217-1 contains:
- a CDS encoding LCP family protein, which encodes MENNEDKLNDEFPKRILRKRRNSSRQKIMILFGVLFVLSGLFGFVFGMLTPTKNIGDILSPNFMAQPAKGELNLVLFGIDDVDETHRTDTILWLNINTNDKTITMMSVPRDTLVPIPGHDYDKINAAYAYGNTELALKTLSDFIGIKPDKYVVLGYKGFEKIIDAIGGVNINVDKSMHYVDNYAHFTIDLNPGMQHLSGLQSLEYVRFRHDALGDLGRMRRQQEFLLAVKNQLFSSPTMIAKIPDILKVVLDNVQTDMSFNDALSWALAVKDIVNQPNFQIKKVFLDKGMVPKYAYGVDYLWPTQNVISIIKANFPNANPNVPLSFPFPEDKAGYSSVNTVIQNPTQTQTKEETKNQSTTKNETKTEVNNKGVNENQKSSPKNNTPITLPQR